CCGAACGGAATGACGTCGCCCATCGCGTAGGTTTGATAAATTTGAATCGATGCGCCGTTCGTGCCCGGTTGAGGCGCGGGATTGTAGTTGGTAACGAAGAGGTGCTTGGCCGCATCGAACGCCACGTATTGCGGCCCGCTCAACCCGGTGTTGGCGCCGCCGATGAGGTTGACCGGCGTCGCGCTCGGTTGCGGATTCGGTGCGTAGATGTAGACGGCGTTGTTCGAACTGCTCGCCGCGTAGATTGAATTGGACGCGAAGTTCGGCCCGATGCCCGGGATGCCGCCGCTCGAGAGCGATTTAGTGTCCGACGAACTGCAGGCAGCGACCGCTACCGTGCAGACGAGGCTAAGAAATATGAGGGTGAGGCGTCGCAGCATCGATTCTCCTGGAGGATTCGCGTTCCGCGAATCCGTCGCGTTCGGTTCGGTTTGAAGTCCCAGCGGCTGTTACAATCAAAAAGAATTAGTTTCCTGGATAACTCGCGGGATGGGCCGGCGCGCCGGCCGGCGCCGCCGGCGTAATCGGCCCGGGCGCCGCGTGCTTGCTTTGCCAGGCGGCATAACCGAAAACGAGCACGGCCGCCAGAACCAGAACCGCAAAGACGGCCGTGAGGATCTGCCGGCGCACGTAGGCCGGGCGACTAGATTCCGTATCGATAATCGATCTTGGCATGGCTGGGAGCTAGACTCCGTGCTTGGCGGGGTGGTTGAGTTCTTTGGGGCTGACTCGGGCGAGCAGCTCGCCCACCGTCACGAAACGATATCCGGCTGCCCGGAATCGCGCCACGACCTCCGGCAGCATCTGAATCGTCGCGAGCTTGCCGCTGTGCAGGAGCACGATCTCCGGCGCCGTGGCATGCGCCTCGAGGTGGGAAGCCAGCTGGGCCGCCGTCAGCGTGCGCCAATCGCCCGCATCGTCGGTCCACAAAACCGTCCGGTAGCCGAGCCGCTGCGCGACCTCGATCGTCGCGACGGTATAGCGCCCGTGCGGCGGACGGAAGAGCACGTCGATCGCCGGATCGCGGACGAGCGCATCGAGGACGTCGCGCCCCTTGAGGATCTCCTCGCGAACCTGATCGGGCGTCTCCTGATCGAGGTTGGGGTGCGTGTAGGTGTGGTCGGCGATTTCGTTGCCCCCGGCCTCGACCCGCCTGGCTAGTTCCGGCCACTGTTCCGCGTCGCGGCCGATAAGGAAGAACGTCGCCTTGGCGTGCAGGCGCGCGAGTTCGTCGAGCAGTAGCGGCGTCATCACCGGATACGGGCCGTCGTCGAAGGTCAGTGCGATCAGTTTGGGGCGGTCGGCGCGATTGTCGGCCGCGTGTTCGTGCAACACGCGGCGAACGCGCGTCGCGAACGACGGCGCGATCGCTTCCTGTGCGTTCATCTTGGGAGTGATGAGCGCCGGCTGGAGATGCGTTGAATGCACGAAGAGCCGCCACGTACCGAGTCCGGCCAATGCGACGAGGACGGCGATCGCGGTTAGGATCCATCGGCGTGAGGTCACGGTTGGGCCGAAGCTTGCCGCCCGAGCAGCGTCGCTACGTCTTGACCCACGATGACCGTTACGTCGCTCACCGGAGGCGCCGCTGCGCTCGGCGATGCGACGACCGGCGCGTCTTGAACGACGGTCGCTTTACTCGCCACCACGCCGAGCGCGCGACGAACTTTCGAGGCGGCAAACGTGATGCTGGAGTGTTCGTGAAACTGGGTGGTCAGCACGCCTAAAGCCGGGGCATTGCCGACCGCGCCGATCGTAAAGCCCTTCGCCTTCAGTAGTGCGGCGACGCGCTTACCCAGACCCGGCACGTCCGTTCCGTTCTCTACATCGACGCGCACTTGGGCGGCCGCGATAGCGGCGAGCGCGCTCGCGGCCGGGGAGGGTTGCGGCTGCGGCGGGTCGAGCAGCATGGTCTTTACCAGTCGCGCGCGCTCGCTTTCATTGGGAACGATCGCATCGCCGCCGTCGGCCAACACCACGTCCGAGACGTACGGCACTTGAGCCGTCTTGATGCCGTCTTTCGGGATGCCGGCAAAGGCATTGGCGATGCTGAGTTCTTCGGCGCTCGTGAAGTTCGTCGTCACGTTCTTATTGAACGCGCCGGCGAGATCGGTGATGTGCAGCAGCGTATTGAGCTTGTTGGCTTTAAGTTTGTCGACGAGCGCGTGCAGGACTTCCTGTTGACGCATGATGCGGCACGGATCTCCGCAGTAGTCGTGACGAAACCGCATGTACCCGACGGCCTGCGCGCCGTCGAGATGCTGCAATCCCGGCTTGAGATGGATGTAGAGGTGCCCCCACGTGTCGACGTAATCGAGCGGACCGTTGGGTCCCGTGTGCTGCAGCGCGTTCGAGTTCATGACGACGACGTTCACGCCGCCCACGGCGTTGATGAAATCCTTAGCCGTGTTCGCACGAAAGATCACGTATCGATCGAAGCCGGGGATTCCGAGCCACTTGGAAATAACCGCCTGCGCTTCACGCGTGCCGCCGTCCGATTGCGCTTGATTGATCTTGGCTTGCGTTCCGTTCGGCAGCGTCGCGACCATATCGCGCGGAATCGAAAGCTCGTAGACGCGATCGTTTTTGAAATCGAGATTGACCGCCCAAATCACGTCGCTGCGCGCCTGCGAAGAATACTCTTCGTCCTTCGCGTTATAGTCGTAGTCGAGCCCCTCGACGAGCACGAGCAATTGGTCTTTTCCGAAGACTTGCTGCGGCGGAGGTGCGATCGGCTGCACCAACACCTGGAACGGATTCTGGTGCTTTACCATGGCAATGCCGCCGACAACTCCGGCCAGCACCAAGAGCGCCACGCCGATGGTCGCCGCAATCGTGCGCAAGAAACTGCCGTCGCGGACCGGCGCTTCGGCCGGGGGGGCCATGTGCTTACCCAATGAGGATGCGTTCCTTTATAACGGCGCGGCCGTGGAAATCGAATGGCCCGTGTCCGTCGAGCGTCACCTCGACAAAATCGCCGACGTTTGCCTCGCCGGTGAAATAAATGCCGCCGTCGACACCCGGCGCCTCGCCGGCCGATCGGCCGAACCACGCCTGGCTCGCGCCGAGCTGCGCCCGGAACGGATCGCCCTTACGGAGCGTTCGCCGCTCCTCGACAAGCACTCGAACCGTCTGCCCGAGACGTTTGGCCCGCGCCTTCTCCGATGCGATTCGCTGCGCTTCGCGCAGACGCACCAGCCGCCGTCGCTTCTCCCGCGCCGGAACTTGTGCACCTAACGTCGCGCCCGGCGTTCCTTCTTCGGGACTGTACTCAAAAAAGCCGACTCGATCGAGTTGCGCGCGCCCGATCCACTCTTCTAAATACTCCACGTGTTCCTGGGTCTCGCCTGGGAATCCGACGATAAACGTGGAGCGCATGGTCACGCCCGGAACGCGCTCGCGGAACTCGTCGATGATCTCGAGATACCGCTCGCCGTTGCTCGGACGGAGCATCGCGCGCAGCACCTCGGGATGGGCGTGCTGCAAGGGCATGTCCATGTACTTACAGACCTTCGGCAGGCGCGCCATCGCGTCGATCAGTTCGCTATCGACGGTGGCCGGGTACAAATAGAGCAGGCGGATCCACTCGATGCCCTCGACGGCGGAAAGCTCCTCGAGCAGCCGCGCGAGCCCGCCGCGCCGCATTCCGCGATCGCGCCCCCACATCGACGTATCTTGCGCGATGAGGATCAGCTCTTGCGTCCCGCCGGCGGCCAGGGCGCGCGCTTCTTTGAGAATCGACTCTTCACTGCGGCTGCGGAATTTGCCGCGCAGCTGCGGGATGATGCAGAACGTGCACGGGTGGTCGCAGCCTTCCGCGATCTTTAGATACGCGCTCGCTCGCCCGGTCGTCACGAGCCGCGGCAGAAAATCGTGTTCGGGCTCGGCATCGAACTGCAAGCGAACCGGATGATGGCCCGCCCGAGCGTCGTCCAACAACTCGACGATGCCGGCATACGCTCCGGTGCCGACGACGCCGTCGATCTCCGGCACGAGCGATTGCAACTGCTCGCCGAAACGCTGCGCGAGACAGCCGGCCACGATGAGCTGCTGGTCGCGCCCTTTGCGCGCGGCGTGCTCCATAATGACATCGGTCGATTCGGCCTTGGCGGGATCGATGAACGCGCACGTGTTGATTACGACGGTATCGGCGAGCGCGCTCTGCGGTTCGAGCTGCCAACCGGCTTCGGCGAGCTTCGCGATCATCACTTCGGTATCGACGAGGTTCTTGGCACAGCCCAGCGAGACGAACGAGACTTTGTTCGGCAAGCGGCTACCGGTAGTTCACGAACTGCAGCGGCAATTCGTACTCCATGCTCTTGAGGTGAGCGATCACCGCCTGCAGATCGTCCCGGTTCTTCGAAGAGATGCGAATTTGCTCGTCCTGATATTGGGCGGTGACTTTGAGCTTGAGCGCCTTGATCGCTTCCATCAGCGGCTTGCTCTTG
This Candidatus Baltobacteraceae bacterium DNA region includes the following protein-coding sequences:
- a CDS encoding polysaccharide deacetylase family protein; protein product: MTSRRWILTAIAVLVALAGLGTWRLFVHSTHLQPALITPKMNAQEAIAPSFATRVRRVLHEHAADNRADRPKLIALTFDDGPYPVMTPLLLDELARLHAKATFFLIGRDAEQWPELARRVEAGGNEIADHTYTHPNLDQETPDQVREEILKGRDVLDALVRDPAIDVLFRPPHGRYTVATIEVAQRLGYRTVLWTDDAGDWRTLTAAQLASHLEAHATAPEIVLLHSGKLATIQMLPEVVARFRAAGYRFVTVGELLARVSPKELNHPAKHGV
- a CDS encoding LCP family protein, giving the protein MGKHMAPPAEAPVRDGSFLRTIAATIGVALLVLAGVVGGIAMVKHQNPFQVLVQPIAPPPQQVFGKDQLLVLVEGLDYDYNAKDEEYSSQARSDVIWAVNLDFKNDRVYELSIPRDMVATLPNGTQAKINQAQSDGGTREAQAVISKWLGIPGFDRYVIFRANTAKDFINAVGGVNVVVMNSNALQHTGPNGPLDYVDTWGHLYIHLKPGLQHLDGAQAVGYMRFRHDYCGDPCRIMRQQEVLHALVDKLKANKLNTLLHITDLAGAFNKNVTTNFTSAEELSIANAFAGIPKDGIKTAQVPYVSDVVLADGGDAIVPNESERARLVKTMLLDPPQPQPSPAASALAAIAAAQVRVDVENGTDVPGLGKRVAALLKAKGFTIGAVGNAPALGVLTTQFHEHSSITFAASKVRRALGVVASKATVVQDAPVVASPSAAAPPVSDVTVIVGQDVATLLGRQASAQP
- the rimO gene encoding 30S ribosomal protein S12 methylthiotransferase RimO — its product is MPNKVSFVSLGCAKNLVDTEVMIAKLAEAGWQLEPQSALADTVVINTCAFIDPAKAESTDVIMEHAARKGRDQQLIVAGCLAQRFGEQLQSLVPEIDGVVGTGAYAGIVELLDDARAGHHPVRLQFDAEPEHDFLPRLVTTGRASAYLKIAEGCDHPCTFCIIPQLRGKFRSRSEESILKEARALAAGGTQELILIAQDTSMWGRDRGMRRGGLARLLEELSAVEGIEWIRLLYLYPATVDSELIDAMARLPKVCKYMDMPLQHAHPEVLRAMLRPSNGERYLEIIDEFRERVPGVTMRSTFIVGFPGETQEHVEYLEEWIGRAQLDRVGFFEYSPEEGTPGATLGAQVPAREKRRRLVRLREAQRIASEKARAKRLGQTVRVLVEERRTLRKGDPFRAQLGASQAWFGRSAGEAPGVDGGIYFTGEANVGDFVEVTLDGHGPFDFHGRAVIKERILIG